The Brachyspira sp. SAP_772 genome includes the window AGCACTTACATTTTCAATATTTGATTTCTCACCTATTGGATAAAGAAGCCTCAAAGCATTAAGTACAACTATAACTGTAACACCAGTATCAGCAAATATCGCAAGAGCTATAGAAGCAAGCCCAAAAGCTCCTAATATTATAGCACCAAATTTAATTACTAAAGCAAGCAATATATTTTCTAAAACAACAATATGATTCTTTTTAGCAAGTTTAATAATAGCAGCAACTTTTGAAGGCTTATCATCCATTATAATAACATCAGCATTTTCTATAGCAGCATCAGAGCCAAGCCCGCCCATAGCAATACCAATATCAGCACGTGCCAAAGAAGGAGCATCGTTTATACCGTCACCTACAAATATTGAAACTTTACTCTCTTTCATCATACCTTCTAATACATTTACTTTCTCTTCAGGTAAACAACCTCCATTAAATGATTGTATATTATTCTCTTTTGCAAATGAGCTAACACGTTCTATATTATCGCCGCTAATTAATGCAGTTTCTATATTCATAGAGTTTAATAAATCAATAGCCTCTTTAGTATCTTCTTTTATAATATCATCAATATAAAAAGCACCCGCATATTTACCATCTATTGAAAGATAAACATTAAATTTATTGTTAATATCATCTGGAAGATTTATATTATTTTGTTTTAATAAATCAAGCTTTCCTATTAAAATATTTTTGCCTTCAATAATTGATGCTGAGCCTTTACCTCTAATATCTTTATGTGATGTTATTAGGCTTTCATTTATATTATGATTTTTTTTGTAATGCTCTACTATAGATATTGCTATAGGGTGAGAAGAGCCTATTTCTGCCAAAGCAGCATATTTAATTAATGTATCATCATCATATATACCAGCATTCTCTATCTCTCTTATATAAAACTTACCTTTAGTGAGAGTTCCTGTTTTGTCAAATATTACCTTTTTAGTTTGAGCAAGCAAATCTAAAAATACTCCGCCTTTAACCATT containing:
- a CDS encoding heavy metal translocating P-type ATPase; its protein translation is MLKNKEKILFISEITISLVVLVLLNALHNKIHGVVEYIIFFIPYFILGREVFKNAVLDFVKGKFMRESFLMSIATVGAIILHQLPEALAVLLFYRIGEYFEDMAVDKSKRTIAALMSIRADFANIIKEDGSIQKVDISKVNINDNILINPFEKVPLDAVIYEGESWLDTKALTGESMPKDVKVNDEILAGTINGESSIKAKVIRVYAESSIAKILKLVQESQNRKANIEQFITKFAGIYTPIVVFGAILLTIIPTIVYGREFFNDWFARSLTLLVVSCPCAFMVGIPLTYFASIGRASKFGIMVKGGVFLDLLAQTKKVIFDKTGTLTKGKFYIREIENAGIYDDDTLIKYAALAEIGSSHPIAISIVEHYKKNHNINESLITSHKDIRGKGSASIIEGKNILIGKLDLLKQNNINLPDDINNKFNVYLSIDGKYAGAFYIDDIIKEDTKEAIDLLNSMNIETALISGDNIERVSSFAKENNIQSFNGGCLPEEKVNVLEGMMKESKVSIFVGDGINDAPSLARADIGIAMGGLGSDAAIENADVIIMDDKPSKVAAIIKLAKKNHIVVLENILLALVIKFGAIILGAFGLASIALAIFADTGVTVIVVLNALRLLYPIGEKSNIENVSAKNIDIKVTSCDCGHNH